The Lactuca sativa cultivar Salinas chromosome 2, Lsat_Salinas_v11, whole genome shotgun sequence genome includes a window with the following:
- the LOC111896282 gene encoding BAHD acyltransferase DCR yields the protein MATQITNEEKHLKVEILNKTHVKPQKSLGKKECQLVTFDLPYIAFYYNQKLLIYKGGVDKFEDTVEKLKDGLRVVLEDFHQLAGKLDKDEDGVFKVVYDDDMEGVEVVSATAESIETADLMDEDGTIKLKELMPYNGVLNIEGLHRPLLSIQITKLKDGLALGCTFNHAILDGTSTWHFMSSWAEICNGSKSISVQPFLDRTQARNTRVKLDLTPPAQQNGDAKPAAAPPLREKIFRFSESAIDKIKAKVNANPPEGSTKPFSTFQSLSTHIWHAVTRARQLKPEDYTVYTVFADCRKRVDPPMPDSYFGNLIQAIFTVTAAGLLQANPPEFAASMIQKAIDAHDAKAIEGRNKEWESNPVIFQYKDAGVNCVAVGSSPRFKVYDVDFGFGKPESVRSGANNRFDGMVYLYRGKDGGRSIDAEISLEATAMENLEKDKEFLIQE from the exons ATGGCAACCCAAATCACAAATGAAGAGAAGCATTTGAAGGTAGAAATCCTAAACAAGACACATGTCAAGCCTCAAAAGTCACTAGGGAAAAAAGAGTGTCAACTTGTGACATTTGATCTTCCCTACATAGCCTTCTACTACAATCAAAAACTGTTGATTTACAAAGGTGGGGTGGATAAGTTTGAGGACACTGTGGAGAAATTGAAAGATGGGTTAAGGGTAGTTTTGGAAGATTTTCATCAGTTGGCGGGAAAGCTTGATAAAGATGAAGATGGGGTTTTTAAGGTGGTGTATGATGATGATATGGAGGGGGTGGAGGTGGTGTCTGCAACTGCAGAAAGCATTGAGACTGCAGATTTGATGGATGAAGATGGCACCATTAAGCTTAAAGAATTGATGCCTTATAATGGTGTTTTGAACATAGAGGGACTTCATCGTCCACTTTTATCGATCCAG ATAACAAAGCTGAAAGATGGACTTGCATTGGGCTGTACGTTCAATCATGCGATCTTAGATGGCACATCCACGTGGCACTTCATGAGCTCATGGGCCGAAATCTGCAACGGATCTAAATCCATATCCGTTCAGCCTTTCCTTGACCGAACTCAAGCCCGAAACACGCGCGTGAAACTAGACCTCACACCTCCGGCCCAACAAAACGGCGATGCAAAGCCGGCAGCGGCGCCACCGTTGAGGGAGAAGATCTTCAGGTTTTCGGAATCCGCAATCGATAAAATCAAAGCGAAGGTAAACGCCAACCCACCGGAGGGATCCACCAAGCCATTCTCCACCTTCCAATCACTCTCCACACATATATGGCACGCAGTCACACGCGCTCGCCAACTCAAACCGGAGGACTACACCGTCTACACTGTCTTCGCCGATTGCCGGAAACGAGTGGACCCTCCGATGCCGGACAGCTACTTCGGTAACCTGATACAAGCGATCTTCACCGTGACAGCCGCTGGATTATTGCAGGCGAATCCGCCTGAATTCGCGGCGTCGATGATCCAAAAAGCGATTGATGCCCACGATGCGAAGGCTATTGAGGGACGGAACAAGGAATGGGAAAGTAATCCGGTTATATTTCAGTATAAGGACGCCGGCGTGAACTGTGTCGCCGTCGGGAGTTCGCCTAGGTTTAAGGTTTACGATGTGGATTTCGGGTTTGGAAAACCGGAAAGCGTTCGAAGCGGGGCAAATAACCGGTTTGATGGTATGGTTTATTTGTATCGAGGAAAGGATGGTGGAAGGAGCATTGATGCAGAGATTAGTTTGGAAGCGACTGCAATGGAAAATCTTGAAAAGGATAAGGAATTTCTAATCCAGGAATAA